The proteins below are encoded in one region of Lactuca sativa cultivar Salinas chromosome 3, Lsat_Salinas_v11, whole genome shotgun sequence:
- the LOC111884123 gene encoding uncharacterized protein LOC111884123 gives MSSSVVEPESPDLVCELDNVQGMVDALTSVRWKRYQDAVLELSEHGIVLIVEDTGCLQAKVYLQRELFVRYEYSANGRPRFGVSLGLFVDCLNTFCIPGHSSTIEFQYPGPDMQLLLKSTDSLSACTYAEIRTRIPDTISWDYNFEPVGSTPISFTVKSSALKEAIDDLEWPGSSIQITLQPTPPSVTFKGEGHGDLQIDFMYYANTDLLVAFNCDQIVSHRYKYKFLRATTSNIPSSVIKDNRGSKLTIGRGGMLKVQHLVSVVRPSGSHSHVDSGGYQQPSRIAYIEFFVKPEVVEDNVNDS, from the exons ATGAGTTCGTCGGTGGTAGAGCCAGAATCGCCGGATCTGGTTTGTGAGCTCGATAATGTTCAAGGCATGGTTGATGCCCTCACCTCAGTCCGATGGAAGCGCTATCAG GATGCAGTTCTGGAATTAAGCGAACATGGAATCGTACTGATTGTTGAGGATACTGGATGTCTTCAAGCAAAGGTTTATCTTCAACGAGAG CTTTTTGTTCGTTACGAATACAGTGCAAACGGGCGACCTAGGTTTGGAGTAAGCTTAGGGTTATTCGTGGATTGCCTCAACACATTTTGCATTCCTGGACACTCGAGCACAATTGAATTCCAATATCCAGGCCCTGATATGCAGCTTCTTCTCAA ATCTACTGATTCGTTAAGTGCTTGCACTTATGCCGAAATCAGAACTAGAATCCCTGACACAATTTCATGGGACTACAATTTTGAACCTGTTGGAAGCACTCCCATCAGTTTTACTGTTAAA TCATCAGCATTGAAGGAAGCCATTGATGATCTTGAATGGCCCGGATCAAGCATCCAAATCACCCTGCAACCAACACCTCCATCAGTTACTTTTAAAGGCGAAGGCCATGGAGACTTACAGATAGACTTCATGTATTATGCAAACACAGATCTCCTTGTTGCATTCAACTGTGATCAAATTGTTTCTCACAG GTACAAGTACAAGTTTCTTCGTGCAACAACTTCTAACATACCGAGTAGTGTGATTAAAGATAATAGAGGAAGTAAGTTAACTATTGGGAGAGGAGGGATGTTAAAAGTTCAACATTTGGTGTCTGTTGTAAGGCCTTCTGGTTCTCACTCACATGTAGATTCTGGTGGGTATCAGCAGCCTAGTCGTATTGCTTATATTGAGTTTTTTGTGAAGCCGGAGGTTGTTGAAGACAATGTTAATGATTCCTAG
- the LOC111884122 gene encoding uncharacterized protein LOC111884122, protein MVAGGGVSTMRRGGRRGGKSHQKNVDENWTFRPLHDHNIHQEILSDPISSTEPSTSSSAKPISDFIRKTPKSPRNPRSSRWVSRNRGSGTQFENKSELGSLNFHPQQGKDDGDRDGNKGKAESLQDEKEQNKKKESSEGFGANKDDVQEDDEDDVVKRLERLRLFGEEPDLSEELLSINDQLQEDEILAMESIYGENIFILDKQSGLRSFQIHVYIETPEELTISTKLNSNNSEDFSYSFEVQYLPPIVLTCLLPKSYPTHLPPYFTISTQWLNSSKISSLCSILDSIWKEQEGQEVIYSWAEWLHSSALSHLGFNKEIILGPYGVQYNNDPRAISGCVSPDVDIPSLKSYNDNQRVEDFRKNFHECCICFSEFAGTEFIRLPCQHFFCEKCMKTYANIHIQEGTVTKLSCPTTKCGGMIPPGLLKRLLGDEQFEKWESLTLQKTLESMSDVVYCPRCETPCIEDEDQHAQCSKCFFSFCTLCREKRHVGITCLTPEMKLRILQERQSSCQMKDDQRKREQEMIQELMSVKEILRDAKQCPGCKMAISKTEGCNKMVCQNCGKYFCYRCNKAIDGYDHFRGGACELFPQEEIRQWEEQMNPRQVMGQIQAELFGDRGHSCPQCGQINGKVGNNNHICCWSCQGHYCYLCRKVVRRSSQHFGPKGCKQHTVG, encoded by the exons ATGGTGGCGGGCGGCGGGGTTTCAACGATGAGAAGAGGCGGCAGAAGAGGAGGAAAATCTCACCAAAAGAATGTCGACGAAAATTGGACTTTCAGACCGCTTCATGATCACAACATCCATCAAGAGATTCTATCCGATCCAATATCATCAACAGAACCTTCCACCTCTTCATCTGCAAAACCCATCTCAGATTTCATTCGTAAAACCCCTAAATCACCTCGGAACCCTAGAAGCTCCAGGTGGGTATCAAGGAATCGAGGTTCTGGAACTCAATTTGAGAACAAATCTGAACTCGGGTCATTGAATTTTCACCCACAACAAGGGAAAGATGATGGTGATAGAGATGGAAATAAAGGCAAAGCAGAGTCTTTACAAGACGAGAAAGAACAGAATAAGAAGAAGGAATCCAGTGAGGGATTTGGTGCAAATAAGGATGATGTTCAAGAAGATGACGAAGATGATGTGGTGAAAAGGTTAGAAAGGTTGAGATTGTTTGGTGAAGAACCTGATTTATCAGAGGAATTACTGAGTATTAATGATCAATTACAGGAGGATGAG ATACTGGCTATGGAATCTATCTATGGAGAGAACATATTCATCCTTGACAAGCAAAGTGGGCTGCGATCTTTTCAG attCATGTCTACATTGAAACTCCTGAAGAACTAACAATCTCCACAAAACTGAATTCCAACAATTCAGAAGATTTTTCTTACTCATTTGAAGTCCAATATCTTCCCCCAATTGTTCTAACATGCTTATTACCCAAATCATACCCTACACATCTCCCTCCATATTTCACAATCTCCACACAATGGTTAAACTCTTCAAAAATTTCCAGTTTGTGTTCTATTTTGGATTCAATATGGAAAGAACAAGAAGGGCAGGAAGTTATCTACTCATGGGCTGAATGGTTGCATAGTTCAGCTCTTTCTCATCTTGGTTTTAACAAAGAAATCATTCTTggcccatatggtgtccaatacAACAATGATCCAAGGGCAATTTCGGGATGTGTCTCTCCAGATGTCGATATTCCTTCATTGAAGAGTTACAATGATAATCAAAGAGTTGAAGATTTTCGTAAAAACTTTCATGAATGTTGCATCTGCTTTAGCGAATTTGCTG GTACCGAGTTTATAAGATTGCCATGTCAGCATTTCTTTTGTGAAAAATGCATGAAAACATACGCgaacattcatatacaagaaggCACAGTAACCAAGCTTTCTTGCCCTACTACAAAATGTGGAGGGATGATTCCACCTGGCCTTTTAAAGCGTTTACTTGGTGATGAACAATTTGAAAAATGGGAATCACTTACATTACAAAAAACACTCGAATCAATGTCTGATGTGGTCTATTGTCCAAGATGTGAAACACCTTGCATAGAAGATGAAGATCAACATGCTCAATGCTCCAAATGCTTCTTTAGCTTTTGCACTCTTTGTAGGGAGAAACGCCATGTTGGCATCACATGTCTTACACCCGAAATGAAGCTCCGAATCTTGCag GAGAGACAAAGCTCGTGTCAAATGAAAGATGATCAAAGGAAACGTGAACAGGAAATGATTCAGGAGCTTATGAGCGTGAAGGAAATACTTCGTGATGCAAAACAATGTCCGGGGTGTAAAATGGCAATTTCAAAAACTGAAGGGTGTAATAAAATGGTGTGTCAAAATTGTGGCAAGTATTTTTGTTATCGATGTAATAAGGCCATTGATGGATATGATCATTTcag GGGTGGAGCTTGTGAGCTTTTCCCTCAAGAAGAAATTAGACAATGGGAAGAACAGATGAATCCACGACAAGTGATGGGGCAAATTCAAGCTGAACTTTTTGGTGATCGTGGACATTCTTGCCCTCAATGTGGTCAGATTAATGGGAAAGTTGGGAATAATAATCACATATGTTGTTGGTCATGCCAAGGGCATTACTGTTATCTGTGCAGAAAGGTGGTGAGACGCAGCTCACAACACTTTGGGCCAAAGGGTTGCAAACAACATACAGTAGGATAG